One Diorhabda sublineata isolate icDioSubl1.1 unplaced genomic scaffold, icDioSubl1.1 Dsub_141, whole genome shotgun sequence DNA window includes the following coding sequences:
- the LOC130452083 gene encoding uncharacterized protein LOC130452083, which produces MHKFYFEILAILATTRAAFIPSNLPLGFQYQNVKPNPFGSSQAPFNGGFFSTSTPAPIELNSAFASSTPSPLDSAFVSSTSSPLDSAFVSSTPSPVDSAFVSSTPSPLDTAFVSSSSSPLGFNNEFLSSGIDGNAFESIISSTPKPTIFSSTLNGLNGEFVSSTPAPAILNQNFNSFFLPNTSNGFLSGNGFESIISSTPNPSILSSTFNLDGLNSEFVSSTQSPLPLNQYLNQFDRSSIGVPQFLAQQNFDTVSIDNIDSGLPQGFFDTQSQRPEVEKNVYFFAAPEEPEPVKPRVYFEDDKKNVNLIFIKAPAAPSLGTIEITPPKKESPEKTVVYVLVKKPEDHQNIVVKSPPAVTPNKPEVVFIKYKNDQEAQHAITRVQAQQKANLQNLQFGREYITNGALLGQSVIPGFSTTTESTFSTLGNVVTQGPRVQSLPDIGVNYGQGLIQSQSLFKPEYISNGGILQQQSIIPGFSTTTESTLGNEVTQGLRGQLPLQSLANLRLNYDQIQSVPKSDYISNGAVLQQSVIPGFSTTTESALGNDVTRGTFQSLSNLSQQSVVSSFGTSTESPIESAVSQSTVKSFTDLGLNYGINSAPLVYSTPRPQVEINAISNNAIDNFVSIGGRQSHSDLIEQSTIAPVVQSSSISPCGSSTQSPISFSTTLSPSITSLNPFYKKK; this is translated from the exons ATGCATAAGTTTTACTTTGAa attttagCTATATTAGCTACCACAAGAGCCGCATTCATCCCTTCTAATCTACCTTTGGGATTCCAATATCAAAACGTAAAACCAAATCCATTCGGATCATCACAAGCTCCATTCAATGGAGGCTTTTTCTCAACTTCCACTCCTGCACCAATAGAACTGAACAGTGCGTTTGCTTCATCGACTCCATCACCACTAGATAGTGCGTTCGTTTCATCGACTTCCTCGCCGCTAGATAGTGCGTTCGTTTCATCGACTCCTTCGCCAGTAGATAGTGCGTTCGTTTCATCGACTCCTTCGCCACTAGATACTGCGTTCGTTTCGTCGAGTTCTTCACCGCTCGGATTCAACAACGAATTTCTATCAAGTGGAATAGATGGAAACGCGTTTGAATCTATCATTTCATCTACCCCTAAAcccacaattttttcatcaactttaAACGGCCTAAACGGTGAATTCGTTAGTTCTACGCCAGCACCTGCTatcttaaatcaaaatttcaattctttctttttgCCAAACACTAGTAACGGATTTTTATCTGGTAACGGTTTCGAATCTATCATTTCTTCCACACCTAATCCCAGTATTTTGTCTTCAACTTTCAATTTAGACGGTCTTAACAGCGAATTCGTCAGTTCTACTCAATCACCTCTTCCCTTAAACCAATATTTGAATCAGTTCGATAGATCGAGCATCGGCGTACCCCAATTTCTCGCACAGCAAAATTTCGATACCGTATCAATCGATAATATCGACAGCGGTTTGCCGCAAGGCTTTTTCGACACCCAAAGTCAAAGACCGGAGGTGGAGAAAAACGTTTACTTCTTCGCCGCCCCCGAAGAACCAGAACCCGTTAAACCTAGAGTTTATTTCGAAGACGATAAAAAGAACGTTAATCTGATCTTCATTAAAGCTCCAGCCGCTCCATCTTTAGGAACAATCGAGATAACTCCACCAAAAAAGGAATCTCCCGAAAAAACGGTTGTCTACGTATTGGTGAAGAAACCGGAAGACCACCAGAATATAGTGGTGAAATCACCTCCTGCGGTCACACCCAACAAACCGGAAGtagttttcattaaatataaaaacgatCAAGAAGCACAACACGCCATCACTAGAGTACAAGCACAGCAAAAAGCAAATTTGCAAAATCTGCAATTCGGTAGGGAATATATTACAAACGGAGCTCTTTTGGGGCAATCCGTTATCCCTGGTTTTAGTACCACCACCGAGTCAACTTTCTCGACTTTGGGTAATGTCGTCACTCAAGGTCCTCGGGTTCAATCTTTACCAGATATCGGTGTGAATTATGGTCAAGGTCTCATTCAATCCCAATCCCTATTTAAGCCGGAATATATATCAAACGGAGGAATTTTGCAGCAGCAATCCATTATCCCGGGTTTCAGTACCACTACTGAGTCGACGTTAGGGAATGAAGTCACTCAAGGCCTTCGGGGACAACTACCTCTACAATCTTTAGCGAATCTCCGTTTGAATTACGACCAAATTCAATCCGTGCCCAAATCTGATTATATATCAAACGGAGCAGTTTTGCAACAATCTGTCATCCCAGGTTTCAGTACCACTACTGAGTCTGCGTTGGGAAATGACGTTACTCGAGGTACTTTCCAATCTCTATCGAATCTAAGTCAACAATCTGTTGTTTCTAGCTTCGGTACTAGCACCGAATCTCCAATAGAAAGTGCAGTTAGTCAAAGTACCGTTAAATCTTTCACTGATTTGGGTTTAAATTACGGAATTAACAGCGCGCCTTTGGTGTATAGTACTCCAAGACCACAAGTTGAAATTAACGCTATTTCTAATAACGCTATAGATAATTTTGTATCAATCGGAGGTAGGCAATCACATTCCGATCTAATCGAACAATCAACTATAGCACCAGTGGTACAATCGTCATCTATTTCACCTTGTGGATCTTCAACTCAATCACCGATCAGTTTTTCAACCACTTTGAGTCCAAGTATTACAAGTTTGAaccctttttataaaaaaaagtaa
- the LOC130452085 gene encoding uncharacterized protein LOC130452085, whose amino-acid sequence ILAITVATRAECLSSNVPRRNTYRNEKSIPFETSNINDGIIPTTTTPTELNSAFVSSTPSPLGFRSEYVSTLNQNSEYGDSNPALNLQNPNFNTFLVPQFVSGNPQLINIDTNSNSFAQQIPQRLGDYNSVTIESTTSGGSLNDAFGISEDVIETQKPEKSIYFFVAPRELEPIRPRIQFQKNKKKVNVVFIKAPSAPSLGTIEVTAPAQESPEKTIVYVLVKKPEEQQKIIVKPAPVVKPSKPEVVFIKYKDEEEAQQHINKVQAQHDAYIKNQEVGQEILNARPSGEYIPNLQANDFGTTTESTYQTEENEVNQQYFSNYRFDNVPLEYTTTTIAPPPVQFQTAQQQLIPNYNSEVSVQQTDSPLDDVTQRKSFNYAPLSYTTSTPQVSVNEFTNNENVNNVIAIGNKQSSVTTSSPFKRSWVPSNKSPRIGRPNISNFHLFFNKM is encoded by the coding sequence ATTTTAGCTATAACAGTCGCTACAAGAGCTGAATGCCTTTCTTCTAACGTGCCTCGTCGAAATACCTATCGAAACGAGAAGTCGATTCCATTTGAAACGTCAAATATTAATGATGGAATTATTCCAACCACCACTACACCCACAGAACTAAATAGCGCGTTCGTTTCGTCGACTCCCTCACCTCTCGGATTCCGAAGCGAATATGTATCAACTCTAAATCAAAATAGTGAATACGGCGACTCTAATCCTGCACTAAATCTTCAAAATCCGAATTTCAATACCTTTCTAGTGCCCCAATTCGTCTCCGGTAATCCTCAATTAATAAACATCGACACGAACTCGAATAGCTTCGCGCAACAAATCCCTCAGAGGTTAGGAGACTACAATTCAGTAACGATAGAAAGTACCACCAGCGGCGGTTCTCTAAATGACGCATTCGGGATATCGGAAGATGTTATCGAAACACAAAAACCGGAAaagagtatttattttttcgtcgCCCCCAGGGAATTGGAACCTATTCGACCTAgaatacaatttcaaaaaaacaaaaaaaaagtgaacGTAGTATTCATAAAAGCTCCATCCGCCCCGTCTTTGGGCACGATCGAAGTTACCGCGCCGGCGCAAGAGTCGCCGGAAAAGACCATCGTATACGTTTTAGTGAAAAAACCGgaagaacaacaaaaaattattgtcaaaccCGCCCCGGTAGTTAAACCTAGTAAACCGGAAgttgttttcataaaatataaagacGAAGAAGAAGCCCAACAACATATAAATAAGGTGCAAGCTCAACACGAcgcttatataaaaaatcaagaagTTGGGCAAGAAATATTGAACGCGAGACCTAGTGGAGAATATATTCCGAATTTACAAGCAAATGATTTCGGTACCACCACCGAATCAACTTACCAAACCGAGGAGAACGAAGtcaatcaacaatatttttcaaattatagatTCGACAACGTCCCGTTGGAATATACCACTACCACAATAGCCCCACCACCAGTTCAATTCCAAACGGCACAACAACAATTGATACCAAATTATAATTCGGAAGTTTCCGTACAACAAACCGATTCACCACTAGATGACGTCACTCAAAGAAAATCTTTCAATTACGCGCCGTTGTCTTACACAACTTCGACGCCACAAGTTTCGGTCAACGAATTTACCAATAATGAAAACGTAAATAACGTTATCGCGATTGGTAATAAGCAGTCATCGGTAACAACTTCATCACCATTCAAAAGATCGTGGGTTCCTTCGAATAAATCACCTAGAATAGGAAGACCCAATATATCGaatttccatttgtttttcaataaaatgtga